The Candidatus Thorarchaeota archaeon genome includes a window with the following:
- a CDS encoding roadblock/LC7 domain-containing protein: MISQEKLQSILSKLKAQEGVRGVIVTSMEGLPLSSDLDAQTTENIAAIVTSLVGKALDAVRELKEGSLSFLTLDTSKGQINIAPDEKEGLILIVLKK, translated from the coding sequence TTGATAAGCCAAGAAAAATTACAATCAATCCTTTCCAAGCTCAAAGCTCAGGAAGGGGTTCGCGGCGTAATCGTAACAAGCATGGAAGGACTACCCCTGAGCAGCGACCTAGACGCTCAAACAACAGAGAATATCGCAGCAATTGTGACTTCTCTTGTTGGCAAAGCTTTGGACGCAGTACGAGAGCTCAAAGAGGGCTCGCTGTCGTTCCTCACACTTGACACATCTAAAGGTCAGATTAATATCGCGCCTGATGAGAAAGAGGGCTTGATTCTGATAGTCCTTAAGAAATAA